The Magnolia sinica isolate HGM2019 chromosome 10, MsV1, whole genome shotgun sequence genome includes a window with the following:
- the LOC131217195 gene encoding plasma membrane ATPase 4, which produces MGGEKGISLEEIKNETVDLERIPIEEVFEQLKCTKEGLSSEEGANRLQIFGPNKLEEKKESKILKFLGFMWNPLSWVMELAALMAIGLANGDGRPPDWQDFVGIVVLLVINSTISFIEENNAGNAAAALMAGLAPKTKVIRDGRWSEQDAAILVPGDIISIKLGDIVPADARLLEGDPLKIDQSALTGESLPVTKSPGDEVFSGSTCKQGEIEAVVIATGVHTFFGKAAHLVDSTNQVGHFQQVLTAIGNFCICSIAVGMIVEIIVMYPIQHRKYRDGIDNLLVLLIGGIPIAMPTVLSVTMAIGSHRLSEQGAITKRMTAIEEMAGMDVLCSDKTGTLTLNKLSVDRTLIEVFAKGVDKEHVILLAARASRTENQDAIDAAIVGMLADPKEARAGIREMHFLPFNPVDKRTALTYIEADGSWHRASKGAPEQILNLCNCKDDVRNKVHSVIDKFAERGLRSLAVARQEVPERTKESLGTPWQFVGLLPLFDPPRHDSAETIRRALNLGVNVKMITGDQLAIAKETGRRLGMGTNMYPSSSLLGGDKDASIAALPVDELIEKADGFAGVFPEHKYEIVRKLQERKHICGMTGDGVNDAPALKKADIGIAVADATDAARSASDIVLTEPGLSVIVSAVLTSRAIFQRMKNYTIYAVSITIRIVLGFMLIALIWQYDFSPFMVLIIAILNDGTIMTISKDRVKPSPMPDSWKLKEIFVTGIALGSYLALMTVIFFWAMKDTDFFSNKFHVRSLRNNENEMMAALYLQVSIVSQALIFVTRSRSWSFIERPGLLLVSAFIAAQLVATLIAVYANWGFARIKGVGWGWAGLIWLYSVVFYFPLDFMKFAVRYALSGKAWDTLIQNKTAFTSKKDYGREEREAQWALAQRTLHGLHPPETTNLFSDKSSYRELSEIAEQAKRRAEVARLRELHTLKGHVESVVKLKGLDIDTIQQHYTV; this is translated from the exons ATGGGAGGAGAGAAGGGAATTAGCCTCGAGGAGATAAAGAACGAGACGGTTGATCTG GAACGGATTCCAATTGAGGAAGTGTTCGAGCAGTTGAAATGTACCAAAGAAGGGCTGTCATCGGAGGAAGGAGCCAACCGGCTTCAGATCTTCGGACCCAACAAGCTAGAAGAGAAAAAG gaaAGCAAAATTCTCAAGTTTCTGGGTTTCATGTGGAACCCTCTGTCATGGGTGATGGAACTGGCTGCTCTGATGGCTATTGGCTTAGCGAACGGCGATGGCAGGCCTCCAGATTGGCAGGACTTTGTTGGAATCGTTGTCTTGCTGGTAATCAACTCCACAATCAGTTTCATTGAAGAAAACAATGCCGGTAATGCAGCTGCTGCTCTGATGGCAGGTCTTGCACCAAAAACAAAG GTTATCAGAGATGGTCGATGGAGTGAGCAGGATGCTGCCATTCTCGTTCCAGGAGACATCATAAGCATCAAGTTGGGAGATATTGTCCCTGCTGATGCCCGTCTTCTCGAGGGTGATCCCTTGAAGATTGACCAATCGGCCTTGACGGGAGAGTCCCTCCCTGTCACGAAGAGTCCCGGGGATGAGGTGTTCTCTGGTTCGACTTGCAAGCAGGGGGAGATTGAAGCTGTTGTCATTGCAACTGGTGTTCACACCTTCTTTGGGAAAGCCGCCCATCTGGTTGACAGTACCAACCAAGTTGGACATTTCCAGCAGGTTCTGACGGCCATTGGTAACTTTTGCATTTGCTCAATTGCGGTGGGCATGATTGTAGAGATCATTGTCATGTACCCGATTCAACATCGCAAATATAGGGATGGGATTGATAATCTGTTGGTTCTCTTGATTGGAGGCATACCTATTGCGATGCCTACTGTTTTGTCTGTGACAATGGCCATAGGATCCCACAGGCTGTCTGAGCAGGGTGCAATCACCAAGAGAATGACTGCAATAGAGGAGATGGCAGGCATGGATGTTCTCTGCAGTGATAAGACCGGGACGCTGACCCTTAACAAGCTGAGTGTCGACAGAACCTTGATTGAGGTGTTTGCAAAAGGCGTGGACAAAGAGCACGTGATCCTGCTCGCAGCAAGAGCATCAAGGACTGAAAATCAGGATGCTATTGATGCTGCCATTGTTGGGATGCTTGCAGATCCGAAGGAG GCCAGAGCTGGTATAAGGGAGATGCATTTTCTTCCCTTCAACCCTGTGGACAAACGAACTGCTCTTACCTATATAGAGGCTGATGGCAGCTGGCATCGTGCGAGCAAAGGCGCCCCTGAGCAG ATTTTGAACCTTTGCAACTGCAAGGATGATGTTAGGAACAAGGTTCATTCTGTGATAGACAAGTTTGCTGAACGTGGGCTTCGATCATTGGCTGTTGCAAGACAG GAAGTGCCCGAGAGAACAAAGGAGAGTCTGGGAACACCATGGCAATTTGTTGGTCTGTTGCCTCTCTTTGATCCCCCCAGGCATGACAGTGCAGAAACCATCCGCAGGGCTCTCAACCTTGGCGTGAATGTGAAGATGATTACAG GGGATCAGCTTGCTATTGCTAAGGAGACGGGCCGAAGGCTCGGAATGGGAACAAACATGTATCCTTCATCTTCGTTGCTTGGTGGAGACAAGGATGCATCCATTGCTGCTCTCCCCGTTGATGAGCTGATTGAGAAGGCCGATGGATTTGCAGGAGTATTTCCAG AACACAAGTACGAAATCGTGAGGAAGTTACAGGAGAGGAAGCATATCTGTGGTATGACAGGAGATGGTGTCAATGACGCGCCTGCTTTGAAAAAGGCTGATATTGGAATTGCTGTCGCTGATGCTACCGATGCTGCTAGAAGCGCTTCAGACATTGTTCTTACTGAACCTGGACTCAGTGTCATCGTTAGTGCTGTTCTAACCAGCAGAGCTATTTTCCAGAGGATGAAGAACTATACG ATATATGCAGTCTCTATCACCATCCGTATTGTT CTTGGTTTTATGCTTATTGCTCTGATTTGGCAGTATGACTTCTCTCCCTTCATGGTTTTGATCATTGCCATTCTCAATGACG GAACAATAATGACAATCTCTAAGGATCGAGTGAAGCCATCCCCCATGCCAGACAGTTGGAAGCTGAAAGAGATTTTCGTTACTGGCATTGCTCTTGGCAGTTATCTGGCACTGATGACAGTCATCTTCTTTTGGGCAATGAAAGATACCGACTTCTTCTCG AATAAATTCCACGTTAGGTCACTGAGGAATAACGAAAATGAGATGATGGCGGCCTTGTACCTGCAAGTGAGCATTGTGAGCCAGGCCCTCATATTTGTCACCCGATCTCGCAGCTGGTCCTTCATTGAACGTCCTGGGCTCCTTTTGGTCAGCGCCTTCATAGCTGCTCAGCTG GTGGCAACTCTGATAGCTGTCTATGCCAACTGGGGTTTCGCCAGGATCAAAGGAGTGGGGTGGGGCTGGGCTGGTCTCATCTGGCTTTACAGTGTGGTATTCTACTTCCCGCTTGATTTCATGAAATTTGCCGTCCGCTATGCCCTAAGTGGAAAGGCTTGGGATACCCTTATACAGAATAAG ACTGCATTCACTAGCAAGAAGGATTACGGCAGAGAGGAAAGAGAAGCTCAATGGGCACTGGCACAGAGGACGCTCCATGGGCTCCATCCACCTGAAACAACCAACCTCTTCTCTGACAAGAGCAGCTACCGGGAGCTTTCGGAGATTGCCGAGCAGGCCAAGAGGCGAGCTGAGGTCGCAAG GCTACGTGAACTGCACACGCTCAAGGGACATGTGGAGTCGGTGGTGAAGCTGAAAGGCCTTGACATCGATACGATCCAGCAGCATTACACCGTGTGA